The following proteins are encoded in a genomic region of Alosa alosa isolate M-15738 ecotype Scorff River chromosome 10, AALO_Geno_1.1, whole genome shotgun sequence:
- the LOC125301894 gene encoding sodium- and chloride-dependent GABA transporter 2-like isoform X2 yields MEVNDVQRHRMAFWNYARLHTPEVGGKKRTTESNGTVATLSLYGSGSRQREKSRQKATAIRSMEKQLECESAKCKLACQDGNLAQPSSNQLVRGQWANKMEFLLAVAGQIIGLGNVWRFPYLCYKNGGGVFFIPYVLFLFSCGIPLFLLETSLGQYTSQGTVTCWRKICPLFEGLGYGSQVVVLYSSIYYIIILAWAFFYLFSSFKSELPWANCQNPWNTENCMEFDKARGLLNFTVFENATSPVKEFWERRVLNITDNVYEMGNMRWELALCLLLSWILCYFCVWKGVKSTGKVVYFTATFPYVMLVVLLIRGLTLPGAVDGIKFYLYPDPARLADPQVWMDAGTQIFYSYAICIGCLTALGSYNKYNNNCYKDCVYLCLLNSGTSFVAGFAIFSVLGFMAYEQKTNISMVAESGPGLAFIAYPRAVAMMPLPQLWAICFFIMIILLGLDSEFVGLEALMTTITDMFPNFFHTGKHRRKILLLIISIASFLIGLVMVTEGGLYVFQLFDYYACSGMTLLMFAFFQSVCIGWVYGADHLYDNIEDMIGYRPLPLIKYCWKYVTPVVCSGTFVFSLIKYSPLKFNNTTEYPWWGYAIGWWFTLSSTLLVPLWMIYVIISTPGSLRQRLRTLCTPSLDLPENLTQKNAIHCPQNPECGVPFQKSETAAWNKFRDTGPL; encoded by the exons GTCCATGGAAAAGCAGCTTGAGTGTGAAAGTGCAAAGTGCAAATTGGCCTGCCAGGATGGAAACTTGGCCCAACCTTCATCCAACCAACTAGTGCGGGGCCAATGGGCCAACAAAATGGAATTTCTCCTAGCAGTAGCCGGCCAGATCATTGGCTTGGGTAATGTGTGGAGGTTTCCATACTTGTGTTACAAAAACGGAGGAG GGGTGTTCTTCATTCCTTATGTGCTGTTCCTGTTTTCCTGTGGCATCCCACTCTTTCTGTTGGAGACCTCTCTGGGGCAGTACACAAGCCAGGGAACAGTCACTTGTTGGCGAAAGATATGCCCTCTTTTTGAAG GTCTGGGCTATGGAAGCCAAGTTGTGGTTTTGTACTCCAGCATTTATTACATCATCATTCTGGCCTGGGCATTCTTTTATCTGTTCTCCTCCTTCAAATCTGAGTTGCCCTGGGCAAACTGTCAAAACCCCTGGAACACAG AGAACTGTATGGAGTTTGACAAAGCCAGAGGCCTACTCAACTTTACAGTTTTTGAAAATGCAACATCACCAGTGAAAGAGTTTTGGGA GAGAAGGGTTCTGAATATCACAGACAATGTGTATGAAATGGGCAATATGAGATGGGAGTTAGCCCTGTGTCTTCTTCTGTCATGGATTCTTTGCTACTTCTGTGTGTGGAAAGGGGTGAAGTCCACAGGCAAG GTGGTGTACTTCACAGCTACCTTCCCCTACGTGATGTTGGTGGTGCTGTTGATTCGGGGGCTCACACTACCTGGGGCAGTGGATGGCATCAAGTTCTACCTCTACCCTGATCCAGCACGCTTAGCTGACCCTCAG GTGTGGATGGATGCTGGCACACAGATTTTCTATTCTTATGCAATTTGCATTGGATGCCTGACTGCGCTGGGCAGTTACAATAAGTACAACAACAACTGTTACAA AGACTGTGTTTACCTGTGCCTATTAAACAGCGGGACCAGTTTTGTGGCCGGTTTTGCAATTTTCTCTGTATTGGGGTTCATGGCTTATGAGCAAAAAACGAATATCTCAATGGTAGCAGAATCAG GTCCGGGCTTGGCTTTCATTGCCTATCCCCGAGCAGTTGCCATGATGCCTTTACCTCAACTTTGGGCCATATGTTTCTTCATTATGATCATATTGCTTGGGCTGGACAGTGAG TTTGTAGGCCTGGAGGCTTTGATGACCACCATCACAGATATGTTCCCCAACTTCTTCCACACGGGCAAGCACAGACGCAAGATCCTTCTACTCATCATCAGTATAGCGAGCTTCCTCATTGGCTTAGTGATGGTCACTGAG GGTGGGCTGTATGTTTTCCAGCTTTTCGATTACTATGCCTGCAGTGGAATGACTCTGCTAATGTTTGCTTTTTTCCAGTCTGTATGCATTGGATGGGTTTATG GTGCTGACCACCTGTATGACAATATAGAAGATATGATTGGGTATCGGCCTTTGCCTCTGATTAAGTATTGTTGGAAATATGTCACACCTGTAGTCTGCTCT GGTACATTTGTGTTCTCCCTCATCAAATACAGCCCGCTGAAGTTCAACAACACCACTGAATACCCGTGGTGGGGTTATGCCATTGGTTGGTGGTTCACCCTCTCCTCTACTTTGCTTGTGCCCCTTTGGATGATATATGTAATTATTTCTACTCCTGGAAGTCTACGACAG AGGCTTCGGACACTGTGCACTCCATCTTTGGACCTTCCTGAGAACCTGACCCAAAAGAACGCCATCCACTGCCCTCAGAACCCTGAGTGTGGGGTTCCATTCCAGAAATCAGAGACAGCAGCCTGGAACAAGTTCAGAGACACTGGCCCGCTTTAg
- the LOC125301894 gene encoding sodium- and chloride-dependent GABA transporter 2-like isoform X1 produces MEVNDVQRHRMAFWNYARLHTPEVGGKKRTTESNGTVATLSLYGSGSRQREKSRQKATAIRSMEKQLECESAKCKLACQDGNLAQPSSNQLVRGQWANKMEFLLAVAGQIIGLGNVWRFPYLCYKNGGGVFFIPYVLFLFSCGIPLFLLETSLGQYTSQGTVTCWRKICPLFEGLGYGSQVVVLYSSIYYIIILAWAFFYLFSSFKSELPWANCQNPWNTGIAVLILTYIHLYFNGFLVTSTYPFYVATENCMEFDKARGLLNFTVFENATSPVKEFWERRVLNITDNVYEMGNMRWELALCLLLSWILCYFCVWKGVKSTGKVVYFTATFPYVMLVVLLIRGLTLPGAVDGIKFYLYPDPARLADPQVWMDAGTQIFYSYAICIGCLTALGSYNKYNNNCYKDCVYLCLLNSGTSFVAGFAIFSVLGFMAYEQKTNISMVAESGPGLAFIAYPRAVAMMPLPQLWAICFFIMIILLGLDSEFVGLEALMTTITDMFPNFFHTGKHRRKILLLIISIASFLIGLVMVTEGGLYVFQLFDYYACSGMTLLMFAFFQSVCIGWVYGADHLYDNIEDMIGYRPLPLIKYCWKYVTPVVCSGTFVFSLIKYSPLKFNNTTEYPWWGYAIGWWFTLSSTLLVPLWMIYVIISTPGSLRQRLRTLCTPSLDLPENLTQKNAIHCPQNPECGVPFQKSETAAWNKFRDTGPL; encoded by the exons GTCCATGGAAAAGCAGCTTGAGTGTGAAAGTGCAAAGTGCAAATTGGCCTGCCAGGATGGAAACTTGGCCCAACCTTCATCCAACCAACTAGTGCGGGGCCAATGGGCCAACAAAATGGAATTTCTCCTAGCAGTAGCCGGCCAGATCATTGGCTTGGGTAATGTGTGGAGGTTTCCATACTTGTGTTACAAAAACGGAGGAG GGGTGTTCTTCATTCCTTATGTGCTGTTCCTGTTTTCCTGTGGCATCCCACTCTTTCTGTTGGAGACCTCTCTGGGGCAGTACACAAGCCAGGGAACAGTCACTTGTTGGCGAAAGATATGCCCTCTTTTTGAAG GTCTGGGCTATGGAAGCCAAGTTGTGGTTTTGTACTCCAGCATTTATTACATCATCATTCTGGCCTGGGCATTCTTTTATCTGTTCTCCTCCTTCAAATCTGAGTTGCCCTGGGCAAACTGTCAAAACCCCTGGAACACAGGTATTGCCGTCCTCATCTTAACTTACATCCATCTTTATTTTAATGGCTTTCTTGTCACCAGCACTTACCCATTTTATGTTGCAACAGAGAACTGTATGGAGTTTGACAAAGCCAGAGGCCTACTCAACTTTACAGTTTTTGAAAATGCAACATCACCAGTGAAAGAGTTTTGGGA GAGAAGGGTTCTGAATATCACAGACAATGTGTATGAAATGGGCAATATGAGATGGGAGTTAGCCCTGTGTCTTCTTCTGTCATGGATTCTTTGCTACTTCTGTGTGTGGAAAGGGGTGAAGTCCACAGGCAAG GTGGTGTACTTCACAGCTACCTTCCCCTACGTGATGTTGGTGGTGCTGTTGATTCGGGGGCTCACACTACCTGGGGCAGTGGATGGCATCAAGTTCTACCTCTACCCTGATCCAGCACGCTTAGCTGACCCTCAG GTGTGGATGGATGCTGGCACACAGATTTTCTATTCTTATGCAATTTGCATTGGATGCCTGACTGCGCTGGGCAGTTACAATAAGTACAACAACAACTGTTACAA AGACTGTGTTTACCTGTGCCTATTAAACAGCGGGACCAGTTTTGTGGCCGGTTTTGCAATTTTCTCTGTATTGGGGTTCATGGCTTATGAGCAAAAAACGAATATCTCAATGGTAGCAGAATCAG GTCCGGGCTTGGCTTTCATTGCCTATCCCCGAGCAGTTGCCATGATGCCTTTACCTCAACTTTGGGCCATATGTTTCTTCATTATGATCATATTGCTTGGGCTGGACAGTGAG TTTGTAGGCCTGGAGGCTTTGATGACCACCATCACAGATATGTTCCCCAACTTCTTCCACACGGGCAAGCACAGACGCAAGATCCTTCTACTCATCATCAGTATAGCGAGCTTCCTCATTGGCTTAGTGATGGTCACTGAG GGTGGGCTGTATGTTTTCCAGCTTTTCGATTACTATGCCTGCAGTGGAATGACTCTGCTAATGTTTGCTTTTTTCCAGTCTGTATGCATTGGATGGGTTTATG GTGCTGACCACCTGTATGACAATATAGAAGATATGATTGGGTATCGGCCTTTGCCTCTGATTAAGTATTGTTGGAAATATGTCACACCTGTAGTCTGCTCT GGTACATTTGTGTTCTCCCTCATCAAATACAGCCCGCTGAAGTTCAACAACACCACTGAATACCCGTGGTGGGGTTATGCCATTGGTTGGTGGTTCACCCTCTCCTCTACTTTGCTTGTGCCCCTTTGGATGATATATGTAATTATTTCTACTCCTGGAAGTCTACGACAG AGGCTTCGGACACTGTGCACTCCATCTTTGGACCTTCCTGAGAACCTGACCCAAAAGAACGCCATCCACTGCCCTCAGAACCCTGAGTGTGGGGTTCCATTCCAGAAATCAGAGACAGCAGCCTGGAACAAGTTCAGAGACACTGGCCCGCTTTAg
- the LOC125301894 gene encoding sodium- and chloride-dependent GABA transporter 2-like isoform X3 has protein sequence MEVNDVQRHRMAFWNYARLHTPEVGGKKRTTESNGTVATLSLYGSGSRQREKSRQKATAIRSMEKQLECESAKCKLACQDGNLAQPSSNQLVRGQWANKMEFLLAVAGQIIGLGNVWRFPYLCYKNGGGLGYGSQVVVLYSSIYYIIILAWAFFYLFSSFKSELPWANCQNPWNTENCMEFDKARGLLNFTVFENATSPVKEFWERRVLNITDNVYEMGNMRWELALCLLLSWILCYFCVWKGVKSTGKVVYFTATFPYVMLVVLLIRGLTLPGAVDGIKFYLYPDPARLADPQVWMDAGTQIFYSYAICIGCLTALGSYNKYNNNCYKDCVYLCLLNSGTSFVAGFAIFSVLGFMAYEQKTNISMVAESGPGLAFIAYPRAVAMMPLPQLWAICFFIMIILLGLDSEFVGLEALMTTITDMFPNFFHTGKHRRKILLLIISIASFLIGLVMVTEGGLYVFQLFDYYACSGMTLLMFAFFQSVCIGWVYGADHLYDNIEDMIGYRPLPLIKYCWKYVTPVVCSGTFVFSLIKYSPLKFNNTTEYPWWGYAIGWWFTLSSTLLVPLWMIYVIISTPGSLRQRLRTLCTPSLDLPENLTQKNAIHCPQNPECGVPFQKSETAAWNKFRDTGPL, from the exons GTCCATGGAAAAGCAGCTTGAGTGTGAAAGTGCAAAGTGCAAATTGGCCTGCCAGGATGGAAACTTGGCCCAACCTTCATCCAACCAACTAGTGCGGGGCCAATGGGCCAACAAAATGGAATTTCTCCTAGCAGTAGCCGGCCAGATCATTGGCTTGGGTAATGTGTGGAGGTTTCCATACTTGTGTTACAAAAACGGAGGAG GTCTGGGCTATGGAAGCCAAGTTGTGGTTTTGTACTCCAGCATTTATTACATCATCATTCTGGCCTGGGCATTCTTTTATCTGTTCTCCTCCTTCAAATCTGAGTTGCCCTGGGCAAACTGTCAAAACCCCTGGAACACAG AGAACTGTATGGAGTTTGACAAAGCCAGAGGCCTACTCAACTTTACAGTTTTTGAAAATGCAACATCACCAGTGAAAGAGTTTTGGGA GAGAAGGGTTCTGAATATCACAGACAATGTGTATGAAATGGGCAATATGAGATGGGAGTTAGCCCTGTGTCTTCTTCTGTCATGGATTCTTTGCTACTTCTGTGTGTGGAAAGGGGTGAAGTCCACAGGCAAG GTGGTGTACTTCACAGCTACCTTCCCCTACGTGATGTTGGTGGTGCTGTTGATTCGGGGGCTCACACTACCTGGGGCAGTGGATGGCATCAAGTTCTACCTCTACCCTGATCCAGCACGCTTAGCTGACCCTCAG GTGTGGATGGATGCTGGCACACAGATTTTCTATTCTTATGCAATTTGCATTGGATGCCTGACTGCGCTGGGCAGTTACAATAAGTACAACAACAACTGTTACAA AGACTGTGTTTACCTGTGCCTATTAAACAGCGGGACCAGTTTTGTGGCCGGTTTTGCAATTTTCTCTGTATTGGGGTTCATGGCTTATGAGCAAAAAACGAATATCTCAATGGTAGCAGAATCAG GTCCGGGCTTGGCTTTCATTGCCTATCCCCGAGCAGTTGCCATGATGCCTTTACCTCAACTTTGGGCCATATGTTTCTTCATTATGATCATATTGCTTGGGCTGGACAGTGAG TTTGTAGGCCTGGAGGCTTTGATGACCACCATCACAGATATGTTCCCCAACTTCTTCCACACGGGCAAGCACAGACGCAAGATCCTTCTACTCATCATCAGTATAGCGAGCTTCCTCATTGGCTTAGTGATGGTCACTGAG GGTGGGCTGTATGTTTTCCAGCTTTTCGATTACTATGCCTGCAGTGGAATGACTCTGCTAATGTTTGCTTTTTTCCAGTCTGTATGCATTGGATGGGTTTATG GTGCTGACCACCTGTATGACAATATAGAAGATATGATTGGGTATCGGCCTTTGCCTCTGATTAAGTATTGTTGGAAATATGTCACACCTGTAGTCTGCTCT GGTACATTTGTGTTCTCCCTCATCAAATACAGCCCGCTGAAGTTCAACAACACCACTGAATACCCGTGGTGGGGTTATGCCATTGGTTGGTGGTTCACCCTCTCCTCTACTTTGCTTGTGCCCCTTTGGATGATATATGTAATTATTTCTACTCCTGGAAGTCTACGACAG AGGCTTCGGACACTGTGCACTCCATCTTTGGACCTTCCTGAGAACCTGACCCAAAAGAACGCCATCCACTGCCCTCAGAACCCTGAGTGTGGGGTTCCATTCCAGAAATCAGAGACAGCAGCCTGGAACAAGTTCAGAGACACTGGCCCGCTTTAg